The Candidatus Neomarinimicrobiota bacterium genome contains a region encoding:
- the tuf gene encoding elongation factor Tu (EF-Tu; promotes GTP-dependent binding of aminoacyl-tRNA to the A-site of ribosomes during protein biosynthesis; when the tRNA anticodon matches the mRNA codon, GTP hydrolysis results; the inactive EF-Tu-GDP leaves the ribosome and release of GDP is promoted by elongation factor Ts; many prokaryotes have two copies of the gene encoding EF-Tu), protein MSKQKFERTKPHVNIGTIGHVDHGKTTLTAAITMTQSARGMA, encoded by the coding sequence ATGTCAAAGCAGAAATTTGAGAGAACAAAGCCACATGTAAATATAGGAACGATAGGTCATGTAGATCACGGTAAGACAACCTTAACGGCCGCGATCACGATGACCCAAAGCGCCCGTGGTATGGCTG